A segment of the Prochlorococcus marinus str. MIT 9215 genome:
TCACGCGTACCACTAATAATTTCTCCATTTATTTCCCAAGAAGGAAAACCACTGATTCCTTTAGTTTGGCATAGCTCATACTCATTATCTTTACCATCTTTAGCGCATTCAACTACTTTTAATTCTTTAACTGCTTCATTACCAAATAATTGTTTCTGATCGTGGCAATGCGGGCACCAGTATGCACTATACATAATAATATTGTTTTCATTTAAAAATTTCGCAAACTTTACCTTCTGGGGAGAGCTTGAAGTGGTAATTATTGGTGATACATTTTCAGTAGGTTTTGCAACATCAATTGCATTAGAGGGGTCAACGTTTGTTGACCAAATTAGGCCCCCCAGCAGGACACTAATTGCTACAATAAAACCTTTAAAAATCATAGGTTCTCTACTTTCGAACTTTGCTCCAATAATAGAAATTATAAAGATAGAAAACGATAAAATTGCTGAAAGTATACAAAAAAAGCAATATGCTTGAATCTTGAAAAACATTATATTTATCAATAAAAAGCTAAATGTTGATGACGCACAAGAAATTAGAAATACTAACCACCATAAAAACTTATTTAGTTTTTCTTTTGGGGAAATTAAATTAAGCGAAAGTACTATTGTGATAACTAATATTGATAAATATGTTATAAATCCAGCTAATGAGAGAGGTATATTAACTTGATTATTTTCAAATAAAGTACCCCAAGGACTATTTAAAACTGTTTCACAACCATTTTGCATCCCTGGGCATGAAAGCGAAGTAAATAATCCCCAGTTTTTTAAAGTAATCGAACCTGTATCAACTATGCCTATAGTGCTAAGGATTGCAATTATGATTTTTGGCCATTTCAAATCTTTTTTATTTCTTCTGTTTAAAGTCTTGAGGGCCATACAAAAAGAAAGTTTGTTATTTACACTATCTATCCTAATATTATCTTGGCCTTAGAGTTATATACGAAATGCTGTATAAATTTTTTAATTCTTATTTTTCAAGTTGTGAAACAAAATAGTCTCAATGTAAAAGAAAAAAAACTATCTAAGGTTGCATTCAGTCATGTTGGTTGTGAGAAAAATCTCGTTGATACTGAACATATGCAAGGCTTATTAGATAAAGAGGGTTATGAAGTTGACAGCAATATAAATGAAGCAAATGTTGTTGTTGTAAATACTTGCAGTTTTATTCAAACAGCTAGAGAAGAATCTATTAGAAAAATATTAGAATATACCAATCAAGGAAAGGAAGTAATAGTTGCAGGCTGTATGGCGCAGCATTTTAAAGATGAGCTTATAAAAGAAATACCTGAAATAAAAGGTTTGATTGGAACAGGAGATTATCAAAAGATAGCCAAGGTTTTAGACAGAGTAGAAAAAGGGGAAATCGTTAATGAAGTTTCAAAAATACCGGAATTTATTGCAGATGAGGAAATACCTCGTTTTGTAGATAAAAATAAATTTGTTGCTTATCTTCGCATTGCAGAAGGCTGCAACTATAATTGCGCTTTTTGTATTATTCCTAAGTTGAGAGGTCCTCAAAGAAGTAGAACAATAGAATCTATAGTTTCAGAAGCCAAAAGTCTTGCAAAACAGGGTATTCAAGAAATTATTTTAATTAGTCAAATAACAACTAATTATGGTCAAGATATTTATGGAAAACCATCATTAGCCAAACTTTTGAATGAGCTTTCTAAAGTTCCAATTCCTTGGATAAGGATACATTATGCTTATCCAACGGGTTTAACTGATCAAGTTATTAGAGCTTTTAAAGATTCAAAGAATATTGTGCCTTACTTTGATTTACCACTTCAGCACAGTCATCCAGATGTATTGAAGAGTATGAATAGACCTTGGCAAGCTTCTTTGAATGAATCAATTTTGGAGAAAATTAGAGAAGAAATTCCATCTGCTGTATTAAGAACTAGTCTCATTGTTGGATTCCCAGGAGA
Coding sequences within it:
- a CDS encoding vitamin K epoxide reductase family protein; this encodes MALKTLNRRNKKDLKWPKIIIAILSTIGIVDTGSITLKNWGLFTSLSCPGMQNGCETVLNSPWGTLFENNQVNIPLSLAGFITYLSILVITIVLSLNLISPKEKLNKFLWWLVFLISCASSTFSFLLINIMFFKIQAYCFFCILSAILSFSIFIISIIGAKFESREPMIFKGFIVAISVLLGGLIWSTNVDPSNAIDVAKPTENVSPIITTSSSPQKVKFAKFLNENNIIMYSAYWCPHCHDQKQLFGNEAVKELKVVECAKDGKDNEYELCQTKGISGFPSWEINGEIISGTRDLNELAAKTDYQGDLNF
- the rimO gene encoding 30S ribosomal protein S12 methylthiotransferase RimO yields the protein MKQNSLNVKEKKLSKVAFSHVGCEKNLVDTEHMQGLLDKEGYEVDSNINEANVVVVNTCSFIQTAREESIRKILEYTNQGKEVIVAGCMAQHFKDELIKEIPEIKGLIGTGDYQKIAKVLDRVEKGEIVNEVSKIPEFIADEEIPRFVDKNKFVAYLRIAEGCNYNCAFCIIPKLRGPQRSRTIESIVSEAKSLAKQGIQEIILISQITTNYGQDIYGKPSLAKLLNELSKVPIPWIRIHYAYPTGLTDQVIRAFKDSKNIVPYFDLPLQHSHPDVLKSMNRPWQASLNESILEKIREEIPSAVLRTSLIVGFPGEKKEHFEHLLEFLDRHKFDHVGVFIFSPEVGTAAFDLPNKVSPEVAEARKDNVISVQQNISKDKNQSYVGSKMKILVEKISDNNELIGRSYNFAPEIDGTVILSVKDKIDLKNYSGKFVEANISFADEYDLYGETLKIL